From one Culex quinquefasciatus strain JHB chromosome 3, VPISU_Cqui_1.0_pri_paternal, whole genome shotgun sequence genomic stretch:
- the LOC6030977 gene encoding uncharacterized protein LOC6030977 isoform X1, which translates to MSFEDKKKALFASLDSAEKSIPSDSVLHQDQNADYSRVRRRPGSDSSRRQEVASREPIRKFRGKESIFKRPAAPIGKCLPMTRVPDFKKNPHKWTKYSLEDVDTSDRSNTAAAFSFLREIESQKRDQQQHEDEEGPTEFKSKVRFNRSVKLQARLEEVDKPPPTEEDKPKVKGCKVVMPEYVVGQKPKKSRPVKVGGGAAGGGSSKRDRSSELKLDHLMEEEDDEEDDNDGMD; encoded by the exons ATGAGCTTCGAGGACAAAAAGAAGGCCCTGTTCGCGAGCCTGGACAGCGCCGAAAAGAGCATCCCGTCCGATTCCGTGCTGCACCAGGACCAGAATGCCGACTACAGCCGGGTCCGCCGCCGACCCGGATCCGACTCCAGTCGTCGCCAGGAGGTGGCGTCCCGCGAACCGATCCGCAAGTTCCGCGGCAAGGAAAGCATCTTCAAGCGGCCGGCGGCCCCGATTGGGAAGTGTTTGCCGATGACGCGCGTTCCGGATTTTAAG AAAAATCCCCACAAATGGACGAAATATTCGCTGGAGGACGTCGACACCAGTGACCGGAGCAACACGGCGGCCGCCTTTTCGTTTCTGCGTGAAATTGAGTCCCAGAAGCGGGATCAGCAGCAGCACGAAGATGAAGAGGGTCCGACGGAGTTTAAGAGTAAGGTTCGCTTCAACCGGTCGGTTAAACTGCAGGCACGACTTGAGGAAGTGGACAAGCCACCGCCGACGGAGGAGGACAAGCCGAAGGTGAAGGGTTGCAAGGTGGTCATGCCGGAGTACGTCGTAGGACAGAAGCCGAAAAAGAGCAGGCCAGTGAAGGTTGGTGGGGGTGCTGCGGGAGGAGGGTCGTCCAAGCGGGATCGATCTTCCGAGCTCAAGTTGGATCATTTgatggaggaggaggacgatGAGGAAGATGATAATGATGGTATGGATTGA
- the LOC6030977 gene encoding uncharacterized protein LOC6030977 isoform X2, translated as MPTTAGSAADPDPTPVVARRWRPANRSASSAARKASSSGRRPRLKNPHKWTKYSLEDVDTSDRSNTAAAFSFLREIESQKRDQQQHEDEEGPTEFKSKVRFNRSVKLQARLEEVDKPPPTEEDKPKVKGCKVVMPEYVVGQKPKKSRPVKVGGGAAGGGSSKRDRSSELKLDHLMEEEDDEEDDNDGMD; from the exons ATGCCGACTACAGCCGGGTCCGCCGCCGACCCGGATCCGACTCCAGTCGTCGCCAGGAGGTGGCGTCCCGCGAACCGATCCGCAAGTTCCGCGGCAAGGAAAGCATCTTCAAGCGGCCGGCGGCCCCGATTG AAAAATCCCCACAAATGGACGAAATATTCGCTGGAGGACGTCGACACCAGTGACCGGAGCAACACGGCGGCCGCCTTTTCGTTTCTGCGTGAAATTGAGTCCCAGAAGCGGGATCAGCAGCAGCACGAAGATGAAGAGGGTCCGACGGAGTTTAAGAGTAAGGTTCGCTTCAACCGGTCGGTTAAACTGCAGGCACGACTTGAGGAAGTGGACAAGCCACCGCCGACGGAGGAGGACAAGCCGAAGGTGAAGGGTTGCAAGGTGGTCATGCCGGAGTACGTCGTAGGACAGAAGCCGAAAAAGAGCAGGCCAGTGAAGGTTGGTGGGGGTGCTGCGGGAGGAGGGTCGTCCAAGCGGGATCGATCTTCCGAGCTCAAGTTGGATCATTTgatggaggaggaggacgatGAGGAAGATGATAATGATGGTATGGATTGA